In Candidatus Poribacteria bacterium, the DNA window TTCTGAACGACATCCCAACTAAAAGAACCCGCGCCGTGTCCGACATCAAAGATAACACCACGTTCAATCGCTGCGTGGACAGAGTCCCGAATCCTACCGTTTTCATCTAAAATACCGCACGGCATATCGTGGAAGCAGTGTGTCAGAATATCACGTTCACCCATGAGTGCCAATATATCGTCAATAGACTCGCACCAAGCATCTTGCGGATGAACCATGATAGGCAGCCCCGCAGCATCGGCGGCTTCACGTGCCCTCTGCAACGGCAACATCTGTGCCCTCGCACCGACAATGCTCTCACGCGTCAAGCGAACCTTGACTCCCAAAATGATGTCGCGATGTTGTTCTATCATTCGGCACGCCTTACCAACATCTGCATAATCGGGGTTTTCTAACTCCCCAATTTCCTCTGTGAGCATACCTTGCGATGAAATGTTCAATTGCGCGAGGATACGCGTGTCGCTGACATCAATGACATATTTACGGAACCCGGGAAACGTGTCAGCACCTGCTGAACCTGCATCCACAACCGTCGTCGCGCCGCGTGCTAAGCATGTCGGATCGGGTTCAATCCCGAAGTGGCTTACACCGTAGAAGACATGTACATGTAAGTCGATAAGACCGGGTGTGACGAAGCATCCTGATGCGTCAAGTACTTCCCTCGCTTCGGATGTCGGAATCTCATCACTCACAACCGAGACGCGTCCGTTCGCGAATGCCACATCTTTGCGTGCATGGATGCCCTGCGCGGGATCGACGACAGTACCATTTTTTATGATCAGTTCATAGTTCATGGGGAGTCCTCAGATAGACAATAGGCGCGCTTGCATGAAGATTAAAAGATTAATTCGGTAATTTCTTGGCAAAGTCCGGTGCGGTTGGGAAACCGCACCATAAGTGTCAATTTTAGAAAAAAGTTATGCCGTGAAGACCCCGGACCGGTAGATGCGGTTTGCAACCGCATCGGATACGACGCGAAAACCTTCAGACCCAGCGTTTACTAAACAGGGTTTCGACTAAACAAGAAAACGAAGACCCGGTTCGGATAACTCCGGTTCGGTTGCAAACCGAACCTACCGGGCCTGGGGAAAGGTGCTAAATTGACACCTATGGTGCGGTTGGGAAACCGCACCTACCGGACCTGGGGATTACTTAAACTTTGTTAATGTGTGCTTTGGCGATTTGTGACCGGACACCATCGTGCCATCAGTAGATAATCAAACAGTGCTGATTCCGCTTCGGGGGTGTCAATGCGCTTCAGGGCGTGGATCGTGTTGTCGCGAACATAGCGATCTTCGTCCCAAAGGGCTTTCGCAAGTACCGGCACTGCGTCGTTTGCGGCGGGTCCAATCTGTGCCAATGCCAATGCTGCTTCAAAGCGTGCTTGTTTGTCGTCATCATCCGCAACCATATCGGTTAGGTGCGGTACTGCAGGCGCGGCGGTTGCCCCGAGACTTCCAAAAGCTTCAGCGAGATAACGGCGGACTTCAGCGCATTCGTCTTTCGTGCGTTCCATCAACGCTGGAATAGCGGCTTCAGCCGAATCACCTATCTGTGCCAACGCATAGGCGGCTTCAATGCGAACGACATCCGCTGTGTGCTGTAATGCTTCACTCAAGGCGGGGACCGCAGGGGCACCGACTGCAGCGAGCGCGTAAGCTGCCATCCGTCGCGTGGGCCCGTTCTCATCACCTAACACCTCAATCAGTTGCGGAACAGACGGTTCGCCGATCGCGCCGAGTGCATAAGCGGCGTTCAAACGGACAGGTTCATAATCATCACGTAACGCTTGGATGAGATGCGGGACCCCCTCCGCAGCGGATTCACCTAACGCACCGAGTTCATCAGCGGCGCGGGAACGGACAAACGGATCGTCACCGCCTAACGCTGTGATAGAGTCTGTGAGGTTGCCATGGGTTGGTTGTGTTGCATCTCCGTTGGACTCGCCTGCCATCCAGTTCCAGATATGTCGCCACGTGCCTTGATGCGCTGGGGTCGCTGGGTTGATGTCTTCGGATGTCCACTGTGGATCCGTCACGTTCCACTCCGGTGCTTGGGGTGCGTCCATCCGGATGAATTGGAACTTCATCATATAGCGCGTTTTGTCTGTCTGGTTCGCCATGGCACGATGCCAGAGGTCAAAGTGGATAATCGTTAGGGTACCAGCCTCGCCACTGAGTGCTAATTCACCATCGTTGGCTTCGGTGATTCGGGTGCTGTAATACTGCGTTCCCGGTAGGACTGCTGAGGGTCCAATTTCGAGCGGTGAATCCTGCGGGTAGTAGAACGCCATCGCCCAACGCGGGCAGTGGTGACGCACCTTCTGATACCCCCAGTAACTATCTTTATGGAACCCCTGTCCATCACTGTGTGGACGGTTTTGATGCGGATGCCGATGGGAATGCATGACATAATTCTCGCCGAGAATACTTGTAAATGCGCCACGGACAGCGGGATCCTCAAAAACCGCTTGCAGTTCAGGGACACGCGGCAAGATGTTGTTCCCTAAATTCCCCTCTTTTTCGGTGTATTCCTGCGTTTTACGATAAATAGTCTCATGAAAACTGCGTGGCAGATCGGTTTTTATGGTGAGATGTCCATTCACAATAAAATCGCGCATCTGCGCATCGGTCAGTTTGTTGCTGTCGCTTAACTGTGGGTTCGCTTGCATGATCAAATCTCCCTTTTAGGGGTTGTCAGTTATCAGTTTTCAGTCATCAGAGGAACGGCTTTCGATTTCCATCGGTTTCCGTCAGCAATCAGGACATTTACATCAGGATCCGGAGAACCTTCCTACAGGAAAACTAAATCGTGTTCCTCTATTTTACCTGACACGAATTTATTTGTCATCTGTTTTATTATAGTTATCAGTTTTCAGTATTCCATGAAACAGAAATGTGATTCATCAAAGTACCTCTTAACCGAGTACTGAGTACTGAAAACTGCGTACTATTTGGTCTAAACTGTGAATTATGTGATCCAAGGATTGGGGATAGCGGGTGACAATTAGGACGGGAAGGATGAAATAAGGTATTGTCTGAATCGCGGATTATCGCGGATGACACGGATTTCGCGAATTTTAAGACATCTTTCTATCCAATGATCGTTTCTCTATCGCGGTTGAAACCCTTCTTACAAAAACATAAGAGCCGCCAATGTCAAAACTTTACACACCTTTGACTGATAGCCGACTGCTGATTGTTGACCGCCCTTTCCCAATTCCCTTCAAACGAGAAAGCACAGAGGCATTCAGTTTTCCATTCTTTGCTCTAATTTTCACCGAGACCCAGTAGGTACAGTTTTGCGGTGTACCATAGGTGTCTATTTAGGAAAAAACCACATCGTCCCGTAGGTGTTTTTGCTTGGGGTGTTTTTGATAGGGTATTTCTGCGTATTGCTTGGGGTCTTTGATAGGGGTATTTGATAGGGTGTTTCTGCGGATTTCTGCGGATTTCCCCAAGGTTGAACGGGGTTAAGAAAGCAGATGTTGGTCTGCCAATACCCTCGAATCCAACCTGTCGTCCTATACAGCCAAAAACGCAGTGAAACCCAACTTCAGACCCACAGGTGCCCATAAACCGCAAAGGTGTTGGGTTTCTCTCGGTTTTCTGTTTGGCGTGCCATCTCTGGAGAAGGCTTAGGCTTGGGTTAGTTTCCAGCATTTTAGAAATATCCGTTCAACCCAACCTACAGGAGAATACTAACGCTTTACACTTTTGACTTCTGAGCTGCGATTTCCCTGATTGCCATGATTCCCATGATAAGACAACCCATCACAAGAAAATGAATACTGAAAACCCAGGCATGACGACTCAGCAGTTCCGCAGGAACCTCCTCTCTGTAGAAACTTCAACACCACAATCAGCATCTTATTTTTCCTCAGATACCTTATTACAAAAATCACAAAAATCACAGAAATCACAGTTCAGACTTAATAAGACGGGAATGGCACGAAAAATCCCTAAATTGACACTTATGGTGCGGTTTCCTAACCGTACCGGTTTACAATGTCTCATTAACCCTAATATCCACTATAAGTAGAGTATTGGGGTTGGAAACCCTCCTACAAAAACCGGGAGTCGTTTCGGATTATAACTTGATTTATGAGCGGAAGTAACGTATAATTCAATCGTGCCAATGCAACCCCTAAATGCTAATAATGGAGACCGAAAAAACGTGAACTACCGCGATATTCTACAAAACATTAGACTTGCCTTCCCGCAACCGACGTCTGACCCGATACATGATTCCTATTTCGTACATTCCATCATGCGTGCACTGGACCAGGTGGACGCGCTCAAAACACATCTGCCGATGCTCGGGAGTATCGTCTCTGGTGACTTTAAAAAAGCGCGACAGACAGCGTTACCGGATGCCATGTCCTCGGTTGAAGATGTCACGGCTGAACTCATCGGTTATCTCCGAGGGATGACGATTTTCGGGCATCCTCGGACACAGCAGAACGTTATCCCGCCGACAACAATACCAAGCGTGATTGGTGTGCTTATTGCTTCGCTATACAACCCCAATATCACCTGGGATGAATACAGTCAACTGGTGGCGTTGGCTGAAGTTGAAGTCGTCGGGATGACCGCGAACATGATTGGATATGACGCCGAACAGGCAAGTGGTGTGTTTACCTTTGGCGGTACCGGAACGACACTCTACGGGGTGAAACTCGGTTTAGAAAAGGCGTGCCCGGGAACGATGCAAAACGGGACACCCGAAGAGGCGGTTGTGTTCGTATCAGACGCAGGCCACTATTGTGCAACGAACATTGTCGGTTGGCTCGGCATCGGAACGAACAATCTGGTTACAATCCCAACGACGCATGACAACGAAATTGACCTCGCCCAATTGGAACAAGCGGTTCGAGAAGCACTCACAAACGGGAAAAAGATTGCTGCCATCATCGCGACATTGGGCACTACGGATGCCTTCGGATTAGACGATTTAGAGAGCATTGTGGCGTTACGAGACAACCTCGTCGATGAATTCCAACTCGACTACCGACCGCACGTTCACGCCGACGCAGTTATCGGATGGGCATGGTCGGTATTTAACGACTACGATCTTGAGGGAAATCCCTTAGAATTCCGACCGCGCACCGTTCGGGCTTTGGCG includes these proteins:
- a CDS encoding amidohydrolase/deacetylase family metallohydrolase: MNYELIIKNGTVVDPAQGIHARKDVAFANGRVSVVSDEIPTSEAREVLDASGCFVTPGLIDLHVHVFYGVSHFGIEPDPTCLARGATTVVDAGSAGADTFPGFRKYVIDVSDTRILAQLNISSQGMLTEEIGELENPDYADVGKACRMIEQHRDIILGVKVRLTRESIVGARAQMLPLQRAREAADAAGLPIMVHPQDAWCESIDDILALMGERDILTHCFHDMPCGILDENGRIRDSVHAAIERGVIFDVGHGAGSFSWDVVQKAMAQGVEPTTISSDLHVYNVNGPVYDLVNVVNKFLYLGMSLDDALAKVTRIPAETILMPGEVGTLAVDAWGDAVIFELREGEFQLVDARGETKIGRQKLEPVVVVKGGQVYRQRHIHD
- a CDS encoding pyridoxal-dependent decarboxylase; the encoded protein is MNYRDILQNIRLAFPQPTSDPIHDSYFVHSIMRALDQVDALKTHLPMLGSIVSGDFKKARQTALPDAMSSVEDVTAELIGYLRGMTIFGHPRTQQNVIPPTTIPSVIGVLIASLYNPNITWDEYSQLVALAEVEVVGMTANMIGYDAEQASGVFTFGGTGTTLYGVKLGLEKACPGTMQNGTPEEAVVFVSDAGHYCATNIVGWLGIGTNNLVTIPTTHDNEIDLAQLEQAVREALTNGKKIAAIIATLGTTDAFGLDDLESIVALRDNLVDEFQLDYRPHVHADAVIGWAWSVFNDYDLEGNPLEFRPRTVRALAGTCRRIRHLSLADSIGIDFHKTGFTPYISSLVLVKNREDFNLVKRHPEQMPYLYHFGEHRPGMYTLETSRAGTGPLAALANLRLFGEQGLQAIIGHIVEMTQLLREHLEGHAGTTVLNRENFGTVTLFRAYPETVDTFSIKQQEFEDAAYHESLITHNAYNREIFQYVHSEAMEGRGVVISTTDCYRHTAYGEPIVALKSYILSPFVDEADVKTVVDKVLEAREKVGCSADS
- a CDS encoding HEAT repeat domain-containing protein is translated as MQANPQLSDSNKLTDAQMRDFIVNGHLTIKTDLPRSFHETIYRKTQEYTEKEGNLGNNILPRVPELQAVFEDPAVRGAFTSILGENYVMHSHRHPHQNRPHSDGQGFHKDSYWGYQKVRHHCPRWAMAFYYPQDSPLEIGPSAVLPGTQYYSTRITEANDGELALSGEAGTLTIIHFDLWHRAMANQTDKTRYMMKFQFIRMDAPQAPEWNVTDPQWTSEDINPATPAHQGTWRHIWNWMAGESNGDATQPTHGNLTDSITALGGDDPFVRSRAADELGALGESAAEGVPHLIQALRDDYEPVRLNAAYALGAIGEPSVPQLIEVLGDENGPTRRMAAYALAAVGAPAVPALSEALQHTADVVRIEAAYALAQIGDSAEAAIPALMERTKDECAEVRRYLAEAFGSLGATAAPAVPHLTDMVADDDDKQARFEAALALAQIGPAANDAVPVLAKALWDEDRYVRDNTIHALKRIDTPEAESALFDYLLMARWCPVTNRQSTH